One Cellulomonas sp. Y8 DNA segment encodes these proteins:
- a CDS encoding pseudouridine synthase, whose amino-acid sequence MPPRSPLPPRHGLAAAWLRTPDRDRARPVHWTTMGAWLRDRLPEQVDVAAMLADGRFVDEDGRPVRADDAYGPHRFVWFHRDLRDEPEVPGAIHVVHRDERLVVVDKPPFLSSIPRGRHVLQSVVVRLRAELGLPELSPLHRLDRVTSGLLMLATEQRWRGAYQTVFERREVRKTYRALAPVRADLELPVDVRNHIRKERGTWQAEVVPGAPVNAETRVELESTRPDGLGVYRLGPRTGQTHQLRLHLLGLGIPIVGDPLYPVVQDVPVDDFGTPLQLLAAEIGFTDPVDGAERRFASVRRLPLVPEA is encoded by the coding sequence GTGCCCCCTCGCTCCCCGCTGCCGCCGCGCCACGGCCTGGCCGCCGCGTGGCTGCGCACCCCGGACCGGGACCGCGCGCGGCCCGTGCACTGGACCACGATGGGCGCCTGGCTCCGCGACCGGCTCCCCGAGCAGGTCGACGTGGCGGCGATGCTCGCGGACGGCCGGTTCGTCGACGAGGACGGCCGCCCGGTGCGCGCGGACGACGCGTACGGGCCGCACCGGTTCGTCTGGTTCCACCGCGACCTCCGCGACGAGCCCGAGGTGCCCGGCGCGATCCACGTCGTGCACCGGGACGAGCGCCTGGTGGTCGTCGACAAGCCGCCGTTCCTGTCCTCGATCCCGCGGGGCCGGCACGTGCTGCAGAGCGTGGTCGTCCGGCTGCGCGCCGAGCTCGGGCTGCCGGAGCTGTCGCCGCTGCACCGGCTGGACCGGGTGACGTCGGGGCTGCTGATGCTCGCGACCGAGCAGCGGTGGCGCGGCGCGTACCAGACGGTGTTCGAGCGCCGGGAGGTGCGCAAGACCTACCGGGCGCTGGCGCCGGTGCGGGCCGACCTGGAGCTGCCCGTGGACGTGCGGAACCACATCCGCAAGGAGCGTGGGACCTGGCAGGCGGAGGTGGTGCCGGGCGCGCCGGTGAACGCGGAGACCCGCGTGGAGCTGGAGTCGACGCGCCCCGACGGCCTCGGCGTCTACCGGCTCGGCCCGCGCACCGGGCAGACGCACCAGCTCCGGCTGCACCTGCTCGGGCTCGGCATCCCCATCGTCGGGGACCCGCTGTACCCGGTGGTGCAGGACGTCCCGGTCGACGACTTCGGCACGCCGCTGCAGCTGCTCGCGGCGGAGATCGGGTTCACCGACCCGGTCGACGGGGCGGAGCGGCGGTTCGCGAGCGTCCGGCGGCTCCCGCTGGTGCCGGAGGCCTGA
- a CDS encoding dienelactone hydrolase family protein, producing the protein MADVVLFHHSGGLTAGVRAFADLLRERGHTVHTPDLFEGRTYSDVAEGVAFVESVGEDVFARRAAEAVAGLPAEVVYGGMSFGAARAGEQALARPGTRGAFFLYGAVAPSWWDATWPDAVPAQAHVAEGDPWREPEAEDELVGFGGELFVYPCAGHLFAEVGHPDHDPACAELATERVLTFLDGLD; encoded by the coding sequence ATGGCCGACGTCGTCCTCTTCCACCACTCCGGCGGCCTGACGGCCGGGGTCCGCGCGTTCGCGGACCTCCTGCGCGAGCGCGGGCACACGGTGCACACGCCCGACCTGTTCGAGGGGCGGACGTACTCCGACGTGGCCGAGGGCGTCGCGTTCGTGGAGTCCGTCGGCGAGGACGTGTTCGCCCGCCGCGCCGCCGAGGCCGTCGCCGGGCTGCCCGCCGAGGTCGTCTACGGCGGGATGTCGTTCGGCGCCGCCCGTGCGGGCGAGCAGGCGCTCGCCCGGCCCGGCACGCGCGGCGCGTTCTTCCTGTACGGCGCCGTGGCCCCGTCGTGGTGGGACGCGACCTGGCCCGACGCGGTCCCCGCGCAGGCGCACGTCGCCGAGGGCGACCCGTGGCGCGAGCCCGAGGCGGAGGACGAGCTGGTCGGGTTCGGCGGCGAGCTCTTCGTCTACCCGTGCGCCGGCCACCTGTTCGCCGAGGTCGGGCACCCGGACCACGACCCGGCCTGCGCGGAGCTCGCGACGGAGCGGGTGCTGACGTTCCTGGACGGCCTGGACTGA
- a CDS encoding pyridoxamine 5'-phosphate oxidase family protein — MDPAADLPPVLHPVWDALGAATTRRTAFTLAGLATVSGDGAPQVRSVILRSWDGARGVLGFATDERSAKVRELRADPRVALVLWDDEAQVQVRLAGRAAVVADPAERRRRWEGLGPGTRRGYATTTAPGSAVDGRVGQDDDEAAWFARFAWVEVVVDRVDRLDLAADPHDRMVADRGAGGWRARRVAP; from the coding sequence GTGGACCCCGCCGCCGACCTGCCGCCCGTGCTGCACCCGGTCTGGGACGCCCTCGGCGCCGCGACCACCCGGCGCACGGCGTTCACGCTCGCCGGCCTGGCCACCGTGTCCGGGGACGGCGCCCCGCAGGTCCGCTCGGTGATCCTGCGCTCCTGGGACGGGGCGCGCGGCGTGCTCGGGTTCGCGACCGACGAGCGGTCCGCCAAGGTGCGCGAGCTCCGCGCCGACCCGCGCGTCGCGCTCGTGCTGTGGGACGACGAGGCCCAGGTGCAGGTGCGCCTCGCGGGGAGGGCGGCCGTCGTGGCCGACCCGGCGGAGCGGCGGCGCCGGTGGGAGGGCCTGGGCCCGGGCACGCGCCGCGGGTACGCGACGACGACGGCCCCGGGCTCGGCCGTCGACGGCCGCGTCGGGCAGGACGACGACGAGGCCGCGTGGTTCGCCCGGTTCGCCTGGGTCGAGGTCGTCGTCGACCGCGTCGACCGGCTCGACCTGGCGGCCGACCCGCACGACCGGATGGTGGCCGACCGCGGGGCGGGCGGCTGGCGCGCCCGGCGCGTCGCTCCGTGA
- a CDS encoding pyridoxamine 5'-phosphate oxidase family protein — MSTDATLTPEDLDLLRRPLHGFLTVAAGPTPPQPRPVWFEVTDEGTVQLFSEADALKVRRLRRDPRASLVVAAPVAEREHWVAIAGRVTIEEDGAHELAERLAHRYWDLDDPARQEDLAGVLRDDQVRLVLHPDDVRRLVY; from the coding sequence ATGAGCACCGACGCCACCCTGACCCCCGAGGACCTCGACCTGCTGCGCCGCCCGCTGCACGGGTTCCTCACCGTCGCCGCCGGACCCACGCCGCCGCAGCCACGGCCCGTGTGGTTCGAGGTCACCGACGAGGGCACCGTCCAGCTGTTCAGCGAGGCGGACGCGCTCAAGGTCAGGCGTCTGCGCCGCGACCCACGGGCCTCCCTCGTCGTCGCCGCCCCGGTCGCCGAGCGCGAGCACTGGGTCGCGATCGCCGGCCGGGTCACGATCGAGGAGGACGGCGCGCACGAGCTGGCCGAGCGGCTGGCGCACCGGTACTGGGACCTGGACGACCCGGCCCGGCAGGAGGACCTGGCGGGCGTGCTCCGAGACGACCAGGTCCGGCTGG